The Deinococcus aquiradiocola genome includes a window with the following:
- a CDS encoding aldo/keto reductase, producing the protein MINRTFGRTGLNVGALGFGAGHIGTPDLSEQDAGTLLNRAVDRGVTLIDTARGYGLSEERVGRHLGWRRQDYVLSSKGGYDVPGTPDWTPDAIRLGIERALRTLNTDHIDIFHLHSCPLDVLRRDDLLGALDAARQAGHIRVAAYSGENDALAWAVSSDRFGSVQTSVNLADQWSVHHALPGAAERGLGVIGKRPVANMAWTYRERPDGQYAEAYWDRLQRLNLPDYGLDRTELALRYAAFAPGVDSVIVGTARTENLERNVRIVERGPLPADVLHDIETRWQAHGQDWGGEI; encoded by the coding sequence ATGATCAACCGCACCTTCGGCCGCACCGGCCTGAACGTCGGCGCGCTCGGCTTCGGCGCAGGGCACATCGGCACGCCCGACCTCAGCGAGCAGGACGCCGGGACGCTCCTCAACCGCGCCGTGGACCGCGGCGTCACCCTGATCGACACCGCGCGCGGCTACGGCCTCTCCGAGGAACGCGTCGGACGGCACCTCGGCTGGCGGCGGCAGGACTACGTGCTGTCCAGCAAGGGCGGCTACGACGTGCCCGGCACGCCCGACTGGACGCCGGACGCCATCCGGCTCGGCATCGAACGCGCCCTGCGGACCCTGAACACCGACCACATCGACATCTTCCACCTGCACTCCTGCCCGCTGGACGTGCTGCGGCGCGACGACCTGCTCGGCGCACTCGACGCGGCCCGGCAGGCCGGTCACATCCGCGTCGCCGCGTACAGCGGCGAGAACGACGCGCTCGCCTGGGCCGTGTCGTCCGACCGCTTCGGCAGCGTGCAGACCAGCGTGAACCTCGCCGACCAGTGGAGCGTCCACCACGCCCTGCCCGGAGCGGCAGAACGTGGCCTGGGCGTGATCGGCAAACGCCCGGTCGCGAACATGGCGTGGACGTACCGCGAGCGGCCCGACGGACAGTACGCCGAAGCGTACTGGGACCGGCTGCAGCGCCTGAACCTCCCCGACTACGGCCTGGACCGCACCGAACTCGCCCTGCGGTACGCGGCGTTCGCGCCCGGCGTGGACAGCGTCATCGTGGGCACGGCCCGCACGGAGAACCTCGAACGCAACGTGCGGATCGTAGAACGCGGCCCCCTGCCCGCCGACGTGCTGCACGACATCGAGACGCGATGGCAGGCGCACGGGCAGGACTGGGGCGGCGAGATCTGA
- a CDS encoding DNA-3-methyladenine glycosylase, translating to MLPLDHASAFTPRDFDRDPVQVARELLGAVLVRPLPDGRVMSGRVVEVEAYDCPRDPSCLAGRFHAVKSQELAAPPGTFVFWVAYRHPLLQVTCREEGVAASVLIRALEPLSGMDAMLEFRPVTRELDLTSGPAKLVQAMGLAPQFRGAPVNGKGLYLRPGEPVPDERVTVTARVGIQAGRNLPWRFTETGSRWLSGGQPSMDLAPAPDETRVS from the coding sequence ATGCTGCCGCTGGATCACGCGTCCGCGTTCACGCCCCGCGACTTCGACCGTGACCCCGTCCAGGTGGCGCGCGAACTGCTGGGGGCCGTCCTCGTGCGGCCCCTGCCGGACGGGCGGGTCATGTCGGGCCGGGTGGTGGAGGTCGAGGCCTACGACTGCCCGCGCGACCCGAGCTGCCTCGCGGGACGCTTCCATGCCGTGAAGAGCCAGGAGCTCGCCGCGCCGCCCGGCACGTTCGTGTTCTGGGTCGCGTACCGCCACCCGCTCCTGCAGGTCACGTGCCGCGAGGAGGGCGTGGCGGCCAGCGTCCTGATCCGGGCGCTGGAACCGCTGAGCGGCATGGACGCCATGCTGGAGTTCCGGCCCGTGACCCGCGAACTGGACCTCACGAGCGGCCCCGCCAAGCTCGTGCAGGCGATGGGCCTCGCGCCGCAGTTCCGGGGCGCGCCCGTGAACGGGAAGGGCCTGTACCTGCGTCCGGGCGAACCTGTCCCGGACGAACGCGTGACCGTCACGGCGCGCGTGGGCATCCAGGCGGGCCGGAACCTCCCGTGGCGCTTCACGGAGACCGGGAGCCGCTGGCTGTCCGGCGGGCAGCCCAGCATGGACCTCGCCCCGGCACCGGACGAGACGAGAGTGAGTTGA
- a CDS encoding NADP-dependent oxidoreductase, whose translation MTTSDAHPTAQTSREVQLAARPVGTPKPSDFSMADVTLPPLEEGQVRVQNLYLTVDPYMRGRMNDVKSYTPPFALGETMTGGAVGRVLESRADGVQVGDVILHDRGWRTHANVNARQARVLTERPGVPLSAYLGVLGMPGLTAYAGLLRVAEFKAGDTVFVSGAAGAVGSAVGQIARLKGASRVIGSAGSADKVRHLTENLGFDAAFNYKDGPVAAQLKAAAPDGIDVYFDNVGGEHLEAAISSLKVGGHAAVCGMISQYNSTEANPAPRNLALMIGKQLTLRGFLVSPHYDLFDTFAEEVGGWIASGELKFDETVVDGIDATPEAFIGLLAGQNTGKMIVRL comes from the coding sequence ATGACCACTTCAGACGCCCACCCCACCGCCCAGACCTCCCGCGAAGTGCAACTCGCGGCCCGCCCGGTCGGCACGCCGAAACCCTCGGACTTCAGCATGGCGGACGTGACGCTCCCTCCACTGGAGGAAGGTCAGGTGCGCGTGCAGAACCTGTACCTGACGGTCGACCCGTACATGCGCGGCCGCATGAACGACGTCAAGAGCTACACGCCGCCCTTCGCGCTCGGCGAGACCATGACGGGCGGCGCGGTGGGCCGAGTGCTGGAGAGCCGCGCGGACGGCGTGCAGGTCGGTGACGTGATCCTGCACGACCGCGGCTGGCGCACGCACGCCAACGTGAACGCCCGGCAGGCGCGCGTCCTGACGGAACGGCCCGGCGTGCCGCTCAGCGCGTACCTCGGCGTGCTCGGCATGCCGGGCCTCACAGCGTACGCGGGCCTGCTGCGCGTCGCGGAATTCAAGGCGGGCGACACGGTGTTCGTGTCGGGCGCGGCGGGCGCCGTCGGCAGCGCCGTCGGGCAGATCGCGCGGCTGAAGGGCGCGTCCCGCGTGATCGGCAGTGCCGGAAGTGCCGACAAGGTCCGGCACCTGACGGAAAACCTGGGCTTCGACGCGGCCTTCAACTACAAGGACGGCCCGGTCGCGGCGCAGCTCAAGGCGGCCGCGCCGGACGGCATCGACGTGTACTTCGACAACGTGGGCGGCGAGCACCTCGAAGCGGCCATCTCGTCCCTGAAGGTGGGCGGGCACGCGGCCGTGTGCGGCATGATCAGCCAGTACAACAGCACCGAGGCGAACCCCGCCCCGCGCAACCTCGCGCTGATGATCGGGAAGCAGCTGACGCTGCGCGGCTTCCTGGTATCGCCGCACTACGACCTGTTCGACACCTTCGCGGAGGAGGTCGGCGGCTGGATCGCGTCCGGCGAGCTGAAGTTCGACGAGACGGTCGTGGACGGCATCGACGCCACGCCGGAAGCGTTCATCGGCCTGCTCGCCGGGCAGAACACCGGCAAGATGATCGTCCGCCTCTGA
- the rlmB gene encoding 23S rRNA (guanosine(2251)-2'-O)-methyltransferase RlmB, whose amino-acid sequence MLLYGRNPVLEALRAGLVQELLVARGVEEAFVQELKTFDVRLKFAPRIELDQLAGTTDHQGVMAEVEDLEWATVDDILDRAESRGEQLLVVLLDGITDPRNFGAIIRSAEVLGAHGVIVEERRSSPLNATVAKAAAGATSFLPVAQTKNLPRLIEQLKSDNVWVYGAAGEAARPMAQLDFDRPLALVIGAEGEGMRRLVREKCDELVSIPVRGQIQSLNAAVAAGILIQHAVAGRK is encoded by the coding sequence ATGTTGCTTTACGGAAGAAACCCGGTACTCGAAGCGCTCCGCGCGGGGCTGGTGCAGGAACTGCTGGTGGCGCGCGGCGTCGAGGAAGCGTTCGTTCAGGAGCTCAAGACCTTCGACGTGCGCCTCAAGTTCGCGCCACGCATCGAACTCGACCAGCTGGCCGGCACCACCGACCACCAGGGCGTCATGGCGGAAGTCGAGGACCTGGAGTGGGCGACGGTGGACGACATCCTCGACCGGGCCGAGAGCAGGGGAGAGCAGCTGCTGGTGGTGCTGCTGGACGGCATCACCGACCCCCGCAACTTCGGGGCGATCATCCGCAGCGCGGAGGTGCTCGGCGCGCACGGCGTGATCGTGGAGGAGCGGCGCAGCAGCCCCCTGAACGCCACCGTCGCCAAGGCCGCGGCGGGCGCGACGAGCTTCCTGCCGGTCGCGCAGACCAAGAACCTCCCGCGCCTCATCGAGCAGCTGAAGTCCGACAACGTCTGGGTGTACGGCGCGGCGGGCGAAGCGGCCCGCCCGATGGCGCAGCTGGACTTCGACCGGCCGCTCGCCCTCGTGATCGGCGCGGAAGGCGAAGGCATGCGGCGGCTCGTGCGCGAGAAGTGCGACGAGCTCGTGAGCATCCCGGTGCGCGGGCAGATTCAGAGCCTGAACGCGGCGGTCGCGGCGGGCATCCTGATCCAGCACGCGGTCGCCGGACGCAAATGA
- a CDS encoding aldose 1-epimerase has protein sequence MTGAPHGDGTRPDVLTLRGEQLMLDLLPGIGASVLNLHAGGRPVTRHVDLADVKSSSQCGSFALVPYSNRIRDARFTYGGRDVQLQPGAADGSVQHGDVRNRPWTVQRLSDTHAVCTFDSRDFTSLNWPWAFTARMEYLLHGPHLDTSLTVTNADDTPMPAGMGLHPYFVRRDGPLDPSVSFRAGGVYVTDGTFIPTQGAQPIPPELDFTAPRSVGDTDLNHVYASWDGVARLDWGTRALTVTADSVFSHLVVFTAPDGSLALEPVSHATDAFNLAARGVHGTDMRVLTPGESMGGAVRFTLEGDWSAGP, from the coding sequence ATGACGGGCGCGCCACACGGTGACGGGACGCGCCCGGACGTCCTGACCCTCCGGGGCGAGCAGCTCATGCTTGACCTCCTGCCGGGCATCGGCGCGAGCGTCCTGAACCTGCACGCGGGCGGCCGCCCCGTCACGCGGCACGTGGACCTCGCGGACGTGAAGTCCAGCAGCCAGTGCGGCAGTTTCGCGCTCGTGCCGTACAGCAACCGCATCCGGGACGCGCGCTTCACGTATGGTGGACGGGACGTGCAGCTGCAGCCCGGCGCGGCGGACGGCAGCGTCCAGCACGGCGACGTCCGCAACCGCCCGTGGACGGTGCAGCGCCTGAGCGACACGCACGCCGTCTGCACCTTCGACAGCCGCGACTTCACGTCCCTGAACTGGCCGTGGGCGTTCACGGCCCGCATGGAGTACCTGCTGCACGGCCCGCACCTCGATACGTCCCTCACCGTCACGAACGCGGACGACACCCCCATGCCCGCCGGGATGGGCCTGCACCCGTACTTCGTGCGGCGGGACGGGCCGCTCGACCCGAGCGTGTCGTTCCGGGCGGGCGGCGTGTACGTCACGGACGGCACGTTCATCCCCACGCAGGGCGCGCAGCCTATCCCGCCCGAACTGGACTTCACGGCCCCGCGCAGCGTGGGCGACACGGACCTGAATCACGTGTACGCGTCCTGGGACGGCGTGGCCCGTCTGGACTGGGGCACGCGCGCCCTGACCGTCACGGCGGACAGCGTGTTCTCGCACCTCGTGGTGTTCACCGCTCCGGACGGGTCGCTGGCGCTGGAGCCGGTGTCGCACGCGACGGACGCCTTCAACCTCGCCGCGCGCGGCGTGCACGGCACCGACATGCGCGTCCTGACGCCCGGCGAGAGCATGGGCGGCGCGGTGCGGTTCACGCTCGAAGGCGACTGGTCGGCCGGACCGTGA
- the yedA gene encoding drug/metabolite exporter YedA has product MLALAAVYVIWGSTYFGIKVAIGSLPPLGMLALRFGVAGALMYGVLRARGVPAPTPRQWGWSAVVGLLLLGGGTGLVTLAERDASSSVAAMLIAVSPLFSGLFGRLWGERTGAREWLGIAVGLAGIVLLNLGELRATPLAALLLVLAPLCWTFGSQWSRHLPLPDGLMGSAAEMLTGGAALAVLSVVTREHWHAPTPASLWALAYLIVAGSLVAYSAYMYLVAHARPAVATSYAYVNPLVAVLLGVGLGGEHLGALGVVALLVILLGVLLVIWPSRPTLEAT; this is encoded by the coding sequence ATGCTGGCGCTCGCCGCCGTGTACGTCATCTGGGGCAGCACGTACTTCGGCATCAAGGTCGCGATCGGGAGCCTCCCGCCGCTCGGCATGCTGGCCCTGCGGTTCGGGGTGGCGGGCGCCCTGATGTACGGCGTGCTGCGCGCGCGCGGCGTGCCCGCCCCCACGCCCCGGCAGTGGGGCTGGAGTGCCGTGGTGGGCCTGCTGCTGCTGGGCGGCGGGACGGGCCTCGTGACGCTCGCGGAACGCGACGCGAGCAGCAGCGTGGCCGCCATGCTGATCGCCGTGAGCCCCCTGTTCTCCGGGCTGTTCGGGCGCCTGTGGGGCGAGCGGACGGGTGCACGCGAGTGGCTCGGCATCGCGGTGGGCCTCGCCGGGATCGTGCTGCTGAACCTCGGGGAGCTGCGCGCCACGCCGCTCGCGGCACTGCTGCTGGTGCTCGCGCCGCTCTGCTGGACCTTCGGGAGCCAGTGGTCGCGGCACCTGCCGCTCCCGGACGGCCTGATGGGGTCCGCCGCCGAGATGCTAACGGGCGGCGCGGCCCTCGCCGTGCTGAGCGTCGTCACGCGTGAGCACTGGCACGCGCCCACCCCCGCGAGCCTGTGGGCGCTCGCGTACCTGATCGTGGCGGGCAGTCTCGTGGCGTACAGCGCGTACATGTACCTCGTGGCGCATGCGCGTCCGGCCGTGGCGACCAGTTACGCGTACGTGAACCCGCTCGTCGCGGTGCTGCTGGGCGTCGGACTGGGCGGCGAGCACCTCGGCGCGCTGGGCGTCGTGGCGCTTCTCGTGATCCTGCTGGGCGTGCTGCTCGTCATCTGGCCGTCCCGTCCGACCCTGGAGGCCACGTGA
- a CDS encoding antibiotic biosynthesis monooxygenase produces MTLPPTLPPGGTHPIGDPVSLVVRRQVRPGHEAAFEDLIGELVRLLSTWPGHRGTGVIRPPAGLYEYLMVVRFDDVGHAAAWQASPQRQAWLDRLAPHLDGETSIEHQPGLEFWFTPPGSPVLAQPRRWKMTAVTVLALYPTSLAITLLVGPSLAHLPLPLRSLLQSLLVVPLMTYAVMPWATRTFRRWLKP; encoded by the coding sequence GTGACGCTCCCACCGACCCTCCCACCGGGCGGGACGCACCCGATCGGCGACCCGGTGAGCCTCGTGGTGCGCCGTCAGGTGCGCCCCGGTCACGAGGCGGCCTTCGAGGACCTGATCGGCGAACTCGTGCGCCTGCTGTCCACCTGGCCCGGGCACCGGGGCACGGGCGTTATTCGGCCGCCCGCCGGACTGTACGAGTACCTGATGGTGGTGCGCTTCGACGACGTGGGGCACGCGGCCGCGTGGCAGGCGTCCCCGCAGCGGCAGGCGTGGCTGGACCGGCTCGCACCGCACCTGGACGGCGAGACGAGCATCGAACACCAGCCGGGCCTGGAGTTCTGGTTCACGCCGCCCGGCAGTCCCGTCCTGGCGCAGCCGCGCCGCTGGAAGATGACGGCCGTGACGGTCCTCGCGCTGTACCCCACCAGCCTCGCCATCACGCTGCTGGTCGGGCCGTCCCTGGCGCATCTGCCGCTCCCGCTGCGCTCGCTGCTGCAGTCGCTGCTGGTGGTGCCGCTCATGACGTACGCCGTGATGCCGTGGGCGACCCGCACCTTCCGCCGCTGGCTGAAGCCCTGA
- the rpmH gene encoding 50S ribosomal protein L34, with product MKRTYQPNVRKRAKTHGFRIRMKTKSGQNVLQRRRAKGRHRLTV from the coding sequence ATGAAGCGTACCTACCAGCCCAACGTCCGCAAGCGGGCCAAGACCCACGGCTTCCGCATCCGCATGAAGACCAAGAGCGGCCAGAACGTCCTCCAGCGCCGCCGCGCCAAGGGCCGTCACCGCCTGACCGTCTGA
- a CDS encoding ribonuclease P protein component, giving the protein MQPTPSATPTPTARKVALVSLRGDREFRKVRAHGQVIRTRYFQLRVTDYRPRHGEVWQPRAIIGIVVPKKTLKRAVDRNRARRRMQEALRTLPGLVPCRAILSPAALVLDAPFAELQAALAKALGSFDPKARPRPKPRSGGAPGPTPGPRAPGTP; this is encoded by the coding sequence ATGCAGCCTACGCCCAGCGCCACCCCCACGCCCACAGCGCGGAAGGTGGCGCTGGTTTCTTTGCGTGGAGACCGGGAGTTCCGGAAGGTCCGGGCGCATGGGCAGGTGATCCGCACGCGGTACTTCCAGCTGCGCGTCACCGATTACCGCCCGCGTCACGGTGAGGTGTGGCAGCCGCGCGCCATCATCGGCATCGTGGTCCCCAAGAAGACCCTCAAGCGCGCCGTGGACCGCAACCGTGCCCGCAGGCGCATGCAGGAGGCCCTGCGGACCCTGCCGGGACTCGTGCCGTGCCGCGCCATCCTCAGTCCCGCCGCGCTCGTGCTGGACGCGCCCTTCGCGGAACTGCAGGCAGCACTCGCCAAGGCGCTCGGCAGCTTCGACCCCAAAGCCAGACCCAGGCCGAAACCCCGCAGCGGCGGCGCGCCAGGCCCGACCCCGGGCCCACGCGCGCCGGGAACGCCATGA
- the yidD gene encoding membrane protein insertion efficiency factor YidD has protein sequence MSAKGGGTHVSVPARVLVRAVRGYQRRLSPLKGAPTCRFTPTCSEYAAQALEVHGALRGSLLAASRILRCHPLNPGGYDPVPPATPPSRPTHTPKKRES, from the coding sequence ATGAGCGCCAAAGGCGGCGGCACGCACGTGAGCGTCCCGGCACGTGTCCTCGTGCGCGCCGTGCGTGGCTACCAGCGGCGACTGTCGCCCCTGAAGGGCGCGCCCACCTGCCGGTTCACGCCCACCTGCAGCGAGTACGCTGCGCAGGCGCTCGAAGTGCACGGCGCGCTGCGTGGCAGCCTGCTCGCCGCGTCGCGTATCCTGCGGTGTCATCCGCTCAACCCCGGCGGGTACGACCCGGTCCCGCCCGCCACCCCGCCCTCCCGGCCCACCCACACACCAAAGAAGCGTGAATCATGA
- the yidC gene encoding membrane protein insertase YidC, with amino-acid sequence MMKLLNPVLALLGLAALGSAGASVKPDWIQTQNFNGKPATVYTSNLADIAFDQNGEIIGWYIKQTAGARLIDDKDGQPDFSKLIGQKGATNLVRGSSALRVTVPGNTAARTARPVQLVRDVAHNRMQAIFTYAQGAATVTKTVVLHPRQFNMQADINVSGATGYTIAFDGLGQNKDPGIRNLAQGGSVVQGPATTRNMQYAAVYDTLTTGFLGLGSNSYTAHLLVVRPGAGTTLDATTTGGPQANLTLQAKGDTKLDVYGGKNELIHLYQEGYTQLPGLFTPNIFGQISLLLVKFMEWLYTFLKSWGLVIFVFTVLLRLAIWPLMQNQGRTTAKMQMVQPLLKEAQERYKDDPQKLQQETMRLYKENNVNPAGCLSMFIPLPILAVLFSTFRNFEFDQGLWWLPDLSLPDPLYILAVVYVAANLLQLYISTRKTPQMFKQQSFIYIIYLYFALTFPAGVTLYWIISTLIGAGQQYLINKQVEAQMAGGLGSAQVVEKVKGGKGTVTVQPATGKTTSLSKAANVNKTLKPATKPDQKS; translated from the coding sequence ATGATGAAACTCCTGAACCCCGTCCTGGCCCTCCTGGGGCTCGCCGCACTGGGCAGCGCCGGTGCCAGCGTCAAACCGGACTGGATCCAAACCCAGAACTTCAACGGCAAGCCCGCCACCGTCTACACCAGCAACCTCGCTGATATCGCCTTCGACCAGAACGGCGAGATCATCGGCTGGTACATCAAGCAGACGGCCGGCGCGCGCCTCATCGACGACAAGGACGGCCAGCCGGACTTCAGCAAACTGATCGGCCAGAAGGGCGCCACGAACCTCGTGCGCGGCAGCAGCGCCCTGCGCGTCACCGTGCCCGGCAACACCGCCGCCAGGACCGCCAGACCCGTGCAGCTCGTGCGCGACGTGGCGCACAACCGCATGCAGGCCATCTTCACGTACGCGCAGGGCGCGGCGACCGTCACCAAGACCGTCGTGCTGCACCCCCGCCAGTTCAACATGCAGGCCGACATCAACGTGAGCGGCGCGACCGGCTACACCATCGCCTTCGACGGCCTCGGCCAGAACAAGGACCCCGGCATCCGCAACCTCGCGCAGGGCGGTTCGGTCGTGCAGGGCCCCGCCACCACCAGGAACATGCAGTACGCCGCTGTGTACGACACGCTCACGACCGGCTTCCTGGGCCTGGGCTCCAACTCGTACACCGCGCACCTGCTCGTCGTGCGGCCCGGCGCGGGCACCACCCTGGACGCCACCACCACCGGCGGACCGCAGGCGAACCTGACGCTGCAGGCGAAGGGCGACACCAAACTCGACGTGTACGGCGGCAAGAACGAACTGATCCACCTGTACCAGGAGGGTTACACGCAGCTGCCGGGCCTGTTCACCCCGAACATCTTCGGGCAGATCAGCCTGCTGCTCGTGAAGTTCATGGAATGGCTGTACACCTTCCTGAAGAGCTGGGGTCTCGTGATCTTCGTGTTCACGGTGCTGCTGCGCCTCGCCATCTGGCCGCTCATGCAGAACCAGGGCCGCACCACCGCCAAGATGCAGATGGTGCAGCCGCTCCTGAAGGAAGCGCAGGAACGCTACAAGGACGACCCGCAGAAGCTGCAGCAGGAAACGATGCGGCTCTACAAGGAGAACAACGTCAACCCGGCGGGCTGCCTGAGCATGTTCATTCCGCTGCCGATCCTGGCCGTGCTGTTCAGCACCTTCCGGAACTTCGAGTTCGATCAGGGCCTGTGGTGGCTGCCGGACCTGAGCCTGCCGGACCCGCTGTACATCCTGGCGGTCGTGTACGTGGCCGCGAACCTGCTGCAGCTGTACATCAGCACCCGCAAGACCCCGCAGATGTTCAAGCAGCAGTCGTTCATCTACATCATCTACCTGTACTTCGCGCTGACCTTCCCGGCGGGGGTGACGCTGTACTGGATCATCTCGACCCTGATCGGGGCGGGCCAGCAGTACCTCATCAACAAGCAGGTGGAGGCGCAGATGGCGGGCGGCCTGGGGAGCGCGCAGGTCGTCGAGAAGGTCAAGGGCGGCAAGGGCACCGTGACGGTCCAGCCTGCCACCGGCAAGACCACCAGTCTCAGCAAGGCCGCGAACGTCAACAAGACGCTGAAGCCCGCCACGAAACCCGACCAGAAGTCCTGA
- a CDS encoding Jag family protein, protein MDNTKNLDDYLAGLGISGADESLVPSPPQAGPPGGTGAAPLRAAPGTLTPHETLEQFLSGVIARVDPELTLTVRQGDGALEADIQGAQAARLSGRDGRVLGAVEVLAYAALSRQGHTEVRVRIDAGGFRKRHAENLSRVAERLAVQVAKTGEPHEMQPMPPADRRVFHLALQDHPLVQTESVGEGAARRLVILPRTTPVQGDADTAH, encoded by the coding sequence ATGGACAACACGAAGAATCTGGACGACTACCTGGCCGGTCTGGGCATCAGCGGGGCCGACGAGTCGCTCGTGCCCTCCCCGCCGCAGGCGGGACCGCCCGGCGGGACGGGCGCAGCGCCGCTGCGGGCCGCGCCGGGCACGCTCACGCCGCACGAGACGCTGGAGCAGTTCCTGAGCGGCGTGATCGCGCGCGTGGACCCGGAGCTGACGCTCACGGTCCGGCAGGGGGACGGGGCGCTGGAGGCGGACATTCAGGGCGCGCAGGCGGCGCGCCTGTCGGGCCGTGACGGGCGCGTGCTGGGCGCGGTGGAGGTGCTGGCGTACGCGGCGCTCAGCCGTCAGGGGCACACGGAGGTGCGCGTGCGGATCGACGCGGGCGGCTTCCGGAAGCGGCACGCGGAGAACCTGAGCCGCGTCGCGGAGCGCCTCGCGGTGCAGGTCGCCAAGACCGGCGAGCCGCACGAGATGCAGCCGATGCCGCCCGCTGACCGGCGCGTGTTCCACCTCGCGCTGCAGGATCACCCGCTCGTGCAGACGGAGTCGGTGGGGGAGGGCGCGGCGCGCAGGCTGGTGATCCTGCCGCGCACGACGCCCGTGCAGGGTGACGCGGACACGGCGCATTGA